From Leptidea sinapis chromosome 3, ilLepSina1.1, whole genome shotgun sequence, a single genomic window includes:
- the LOC126979451 gene encoding RCC1 domain-containing protein 1-like — protein sequence MCSMYTVAGSNLFGQWSCHQNYFESFVSLDKCESFKRSTLLCVTWSYNLFSLDDRIFLSGAFRGKTNQFVALPFPTEFKNISYMLAAGNDYNIILIDKYNSIYIFNLKTEHFKRITVTEYSNDANTDISNVFIKVIMSNNSALYLTYSGDVYSGLLPIHLDTSNCYGQVVDINIGYEHFLLLTDTGRVYTWGNGRRLQLGHGDLNNLENPKEVEALAGINIVKVSTGGWHSCALSEHGDLYVWGWNNTGQLGIKQKEEPFLLRSYGIPMLVDLYDDDGKEIEVNIKDVDCGSKHTAILLEDGSVWTSGGNKYGQLGFSVKTTQLDYFKKAFVSDSNQSVICALWNTVVLS from the exons ATGTGCAGTATGTACACAGTTGCTGGGTCCAACTTATTTGGACAGTGGTCGTGtcatcaaaattattttgaaagtttTGTATCCCTAGATAAATGTGAATCTTTCAAAAGATCGACATTACTATGCGTAACTTGGTCTTATAACTTATTCTCCTTGGATGACAGAATATTTTTATCAGGTGCCTTTAGAGGAAAAACGAACCAGTTTGTGGCACTTCCATTTCCCActgaatttaaaaacatatcctATATGTTAGCCGCCGGCaatgattacaatataattttaatagacaaatataattctatatacattttcaatttaaaaacagaacattttaaaagaattactgTAACTGAATACAGTAATGATGCTAATACTGACATATCAAATGTgtttataaaagtaataatgtcaaataattcggcattatatttaacatattccggcgatgtTTATAGTGGCCTTCTACCAATACATTTAGATACAAGTAATTGTTATGGACAAGTAGTTGATATTAACATTGGCTATGAGCATTTTTTGTTGCTGACAGATACTGGTAGAGTTTACACTTGGGGCAATGGAAG GAGACTCCAACTTGGACATGGAGATTTAAACAATTTAGAAAATCCAAAAGAAGTTGAGGCTTTAGCTGGAATTAATATTGTGAAAGTCAGTACAGGTGGTTGGCATTCCTGTGCTTTGAGTGAACATGGTGATTTGTATGTGTGGGGTTGGAACAACACTGGACAGCTTGGGATAAAACAAAAGGAAGAACCATTCTTATTAAGAAGTTATGGGATTCCTATGTTAGTAGATCTTTATGATGATGATGGCAAAGAGATAGAAGTAAACATAAAAGATGTGGATTGTGGAAGTAAGCACACAGCTATTTTGCTTGAAGATGGGTCAGTGTGGACTTCAGGTGGTAACAAATATGGACAGTTGGGATTCAGTGTAAAAACCACACaattagattattttaaaaaagcttTTGTTAGTGATAGTAATCAAAGTGTGATATGTGCACTATGGAATACTGTTGTATTATCATAG
- the LOC126979372 gene encoding zinc finger protein 208-like: MALKLGKCRLCLKLGDFYSIFTVDNNLQLAEMVMECARVKIQDGDGLPDKICSECIQKLSSAHIFKQQCERSDQELRRNYVPPPGFTSPSEQNRQSSDSAFSTQTDSSKPSSSQVTPISRTRKRSSESIDNASSSGVSHDYNPKTTKRVEELRQSQKRAKLKTNSDSDYEYSGSVYSGGTDSDEPIEYKCDICSKVFNKYQSLNAHKKTHKRSSDSGMSPQPSRKSLTAPSPIPVLSTSSDYLEAKDANDCEDKINCEKCGKSFKLKIMLKRHKEVCGKLIDKELKISLEPIDSTPKQNAIDCKMCTTKFKTVATLEKHMRVVHAAVLKRESDVKVSADGKPIVPCFYCNKPYDDYYSHTAHFRVCPKRDDSLSFTCTVCGKYLLKKASYYVHIKEHFHPSKDLNPSADSPRTLKCRFCKAKLASQELLISHLASHMDDENDFEDVESRNSTIEDSGSVHSDYNNSKVSTGPLKCPYCDARFKYKKALETHQITKHSVDPKNVSIKSEPPDLKESPDHLGEPLNDEQYDSDSSQGDDNDNTCDICERQFSYKRLLIHHKRTKHNISSGTKRAKITLKDCLVRCLICDLEMKVSAINEHNQKHITANIKPRNLYTCTECKQQFKSCSGLANHIKIVHRLQLKPQAPQVSDATPDLADFCEVVVTKAEPLEIQSHNGFQEGSAPSVNMSGFTCPTCNKQMPTLISLKRHMNWHTNVGGKIEKQYECFVCNEIFRFQCHYKMHMREHYHDTNLDPKYLTCSICNRKSKHLRAAQAHMNFHKQTRFKNKDYECSICKRVFQYRKVYLSHMAIHYKRGESTNNTVVGSVLPNTADMTVFDGTHTCQLCGKVCQSENSLKHHLIWHKSKTSLYGSRYECEICNLQFTNKKRLEIHDRSHYEDDNGPFKCNICGKGYIAESYLRKHVKGHNFDHQSHKKRIEKLRKDKVKCPICTKFYPDLVKLIRHLRRTHPESKMIKEDPDAPQQPYFSCKLCAKVFLDERRLQHHEEAHLRKPEFFKCKFCGKKTISLKNHRVHIKGHLTQKYIDEPLKCAHCEETFTRGYDLHHHLRDVHNINETWIADRNNEHLDGPLKDLQCSICHKVLASQGNYERHLDYHNSLRCNYCYDNFSSLRFLDGHLAFSCDKKKLIGDTEIYPRKIKCKMCYKPFHLQVKLDCHLRTVHGIKSFKQASYRKREIVCDYCFRVFENEDSLTSHKLYHRTIGYYGCIYCPKKFNTLTAYRKHKNHHFAQLNVDNPTKCEHCDETFVPFREFIYHMRDVHQDDKEWVVMPKEVIEEKCNICNKIFYNLQRHLMYHEENRCKKCGEYFFSHIDYDNHICHIDSEDEVQENDDTDIRPKYEECRFCFKQLTYKTQKVHDILHKGSGSISCRFCTLKFKTMDAFNIHAFSHRSRKYKKRPIKCRLCPEKFVKYGPFMRHMKFVHKSTKKVHYRATVKPEKCVVCGDLFPNLHNHYRAHLQNQCQQCLKYFTSSKLFTKHECDKEDSDPSKVFTCDADLIHLINTFVPTDEKDDEKFYGYDEEDDIDEGQNNELPDNEDSQNSADTAEDKIHEMVHAPIISDVLSLYKSKDVDNLKQITMGDPNVIDLVDDDSIGFESAPIPVITIDCDDSQ; this comes from the exons ATGGCACTCAAGCTTGGAAAATGTAGGCTTTGCCTTAAGCTTGGTGATTTCTATTCAATCTTTACGGTGGACAATAACTTGCAACTTGCAGAAATGGTTATGGAATGCGCCCGTGTTAAA ATACAAGACGGTGATGGATTACCAGACAAAATATGTTCTGAGTGTATTCAAAAGTTGAGCAGTGCTCACATATTCAAACAGCAATGTGAACGCTCTGATCAAGAACTCCGACGTAACTATGTCCCACCACCAG GCTTCACTTCTCCCTCGGAACAAAATAGACAAAGCAGTGATTCCGCGTTTTCAACACAAACAGATAGCTCAAAACCATCCTCGAGTCAAGTCACCCCTATAAGCAGAACTAGAAAGAGAAGTTCAGAAAGTATTGATAATGCTTCGAGTAGCGGCGTATCTCATGACTATAATCCAAAGACCACGAAGCGTGTTGAAGAATTGCGGCAATCTCAAAAAAGAGCAAAACTTAAAACTAATTCTGATTCTGACTATGAATATAGCGGATCAGTTTATTCAGGGGGGACTGATTCAGATGAGCCTATAGAATACAAATGCGATATATGCTCGAAAGTTTTCAACAAATATCAAAGTTTAAATGCCCATAAGAAGACACATAAGCGTAGTAGTGATTCGGGTATGTCGCCGCAGCCCTCGAGAAAATCTCTTACTGCCCCGTCCCCTATTCCCGTGTTGTCTACCTCATCTGATTATCTTGAGGCCAAAGATGCTAATGATTGTGAGGACAAAATTAATTGTGAAAAGTGTGGCAAGtcatttaagttaaaaattatgttgaaaCGACACAAGGAAGTCTGTGGAAAACTTATTGACAAAGAGCTGAAAATATCACTTGAACCGATCGATTCAACGCCAAAACAAAATGCTATTGACTGCAAAATGTGCACAACAAAATTCAAAACAGTGGCTACTCTCGAAAAACACATGAGAGTCGTACATGCAGCAGTCCTTAAACGTGAATCCGATGTGAAAGTTTCGGCAGATGGTAAACCAATTGTGCCCTGTTTCTACTGTAATAAACCATATGATGATTATTATTCTCATACAGCACATTTCAGAGTTTGTCCAAAAAGGGATGATTCATTGTCCTTTACGTGTACTGTATGTGGTAAATATTTGCTCAAAAAAGCAAGTTATTATGTTCACATTAAAGAACATTTTCATCCTTCCAAAGACTTAAATCCATCTGCTGATTCTCCCCGAACTCTCAAATGTCGTTTCTGTAAAGCCAAGTTGGCATCACAGGAATTGCTAATATCACATTTAGCTTCACACATGGACGATGAAAATGATTTTGAAGATGTAGAATCTCG AAACAGTACTATAGAAGATTCAGGGTCTGTACATTCAGATTACAATAATTCAAAGGTCTCTACAGGACCTCTAAAATGTCCCTATTGTGATGCTCGTTTCAAATATAAGAAAGCACTAGAAACACATCAAATCACCAAACATTCTGTAGACCCAAAAAATGTAAGCATTAAATCCGAACCTCCCGATTTAAAGGAATCTCCGGACCATTTGGGTGAACCTTTGAATGATGAGCAATATGACAGTGATTCTAGTCAAGGCGACGATAATGATAACACTTGCGATATATGCGAACGACAATTCTCTTATAAACGTCTGCTGATTCATCACAAGCGTACAAAACACAATATATCGTCGGGAACGAAAAGGGCAAAGATAACACTGAAGGATTGTTTGGTTCGGTGTCTTATTTGCGATCTGGAGATGAAAGTGAGCGCGATCAATGAGCACAACCAAAAACACATTACGGCCAACATAAAGCCTCGTAATTTGTATACGTGTACAGAATGTAAGCAACAGTTCAAGAGCTGCAGCGGCCTTGCtaatcatattaaaatagtGCATAGGTTACAACTTAAGCCGCAAGCGCCGCAAGTTAGCGATGCAACACCGGATTTGGCGGATTTTTGTGAAGTCGTTGTGACAAAGGCGGAGCCCCTGGAAATCCAGAGTCACAACGGCTTTCAAGAGGGATCCGCACCATCTGTCAACATGAGCGGCTTTACATGCCCCACGTGCAACAAACAAATGCCTACTCTTATTTCCCTTAAGAGACACATGAATTGGCACACCAATGTTGGAGGGAAAATTGAAAAACAGTACGAGTGTTTTGTCTGTAACgag ATATTCCGATTCCAGTGCCACTATAAAATGCACATGCGTGAACATTATCATGACACAAATTTAGACCCAAAGTATTTGACCTGTTCAATCTGCAACAGGAAGAGTAAACATCTTCGCGCTGCGCAAGCACACATGAACTTCCACAAACAAACTCGCTTCAAAAATAAAGATTATGAATGCTCAATATGCAAAAGAGTATTTCAATATAGAAAGGTTTACCTATCCCATATGGCCATTCATTACAAACGTGGTGAAAGTACAAACAATACTGTTGTCGGTTCTGTGTTACCTAACACAGCTGATATGACAGTATTCGACGGTACACATACTTGTCAATTGTGTGGAAAAGTTTGTCAGTCAGAGAATTCTCTCAAACATCACTTGATCTGGCACAAATCAAAGACTTCTCTTTACGGATCTAGATATGAGTGTGAGATATGCAATTTGCAGTTCACTAACAAGAAGCGTTTGGAGATTCATGATAGATCACACTATGAAGATGACAATGGTCCATTTAAATGTAACATATGTGGCAAGGGTTACATTGCTGAGAGTTACTTAAGGAAGCATGTCAAGGGTCACAACTTTGATCACCAATCCCATAAAAAACGAATCGAAAAATTGAGGAAAGATAAAGTAAAATGCCCCATTTGTACCAAATTTTATCCGGACTTGGTGAAACTGATTCGGCACTTGCGAAGAACTCATCCTGAGAGCAAAATGATAAAAGAAGACCCAGATGCGCCGCAACAGCCATATTTTTCTTGTAAACTTTGTGCAAAAGTCTTTTTGGATGAGCGAAGGCTACAACATCACGAAGAAGCTCATCTTCGCAAACCAGAATTCTTTAAGTGTAAATTCTGCGGCAAGAAAACGATTTCCTTGAAAAATCACAGAGTACATATTAAAGGACATCTCACACAGAAGTATATTGATGAGCCCCTTAAGTGTGCACATTGTGAGGAAACATTTACGAGAGGCTATGACTTACACCACCATTTACGAGATGTACACAATATTAATGAAACATGGATAGCAGACAGAAATAATGAACATTTAGATGGACCCTTGAAAGATCTTCAGTGTTCCATCTGTCACAAAGTGTTAGCCAGCCAAGGGAACTATGAGAGACATTTAGACTACCATAATTCTCTTCGCTGCAATTATTGTTATGATAACTTCAGTTCTTTAAGGTTTTTGGATGGTCATTTGGCATTTAGCTGTGATAAGAAAAAATTGATTGGGGATACTGAAATCTATCCccgaaaaataaaatgtaaaatgtgttACAAACCATTCCATCTACAAGTTAAACTGGATTGTCATTTACGCACAGTGCACGGAATTAAGTCTTTCAAACAGGCTTCATATAGAAAGAGAGAGATTGTGTGTGATTATTGTTTTAGAGTTTTCGAAAATGAAGATTCCTTAACAAGCCATAAACTTTATCACAGAACTATAGGGTATTATGGGTGCATTTATTGTcctaaaaaatttaatactcTCACGGCATACAGAAAACACAAAAACCATCATTTTGCTCAACTTAATGTAGACAATCCTACAAAGTGCGAACATTGTGACGAAACCTTTGTTCCATTCAGGGAATTCATTTACCACATGAGAGATGTTCATCAGGATGATAAGGAATGGGTTGTGATGCCAAAGGAGGTGATTGAAGAGAAGTGCAACATATGCAACAAAATATTCTATAATCTTCAAAGACACCTTATGTACCATGAGGAAAACAGATGCAAAAAGTGTGGGGAATACTTCTTTTCGCATATCGATTATGATAACCACATCTGCCATATTGACAGCGAAGATGAAGTCCAAGAAAACGACGATACCGACATACGACCTAAATACGAAGAGTGTAGATTTTGTTTCAAACAACTCACATATAAAACTCAAAAAGTGCACGACATACTTCACAAGGGGTCAGGCTCTATATCCTGTCGCTTCTGTACTCTCAAATTTAAGACCATGGATGCTTTTAACATTCACGCCTTTTCTCACAGAAGCAGAAAGTACAAAAAGAGGCCTATAAAGTGTAGACTTTGCCCAGAGAAGTTTGTGAAATACGGACCTTTCATGCGACACATGAAATTCGTTCACAAGTCTACCAAAAAGGTTCATTACAGAGCCACTGTTAAACCGGAGAAGTGTGTGGTGTGTGGGGATCTGTTCCCCAATTTGCACAACCACTACAGGGCTCATTTACAGAATCAGTGTCAGCAAtgtcttaaatattttacttccTCGAAATTGTTCACAAAACATGAGTGCGACAAAGAGGACTCAGACCCTTCGAAAGTTTTTACTTGTGATGCGGATCTTATACACTTGATTAACACTTTCGTTCCCACGGACGAGAAAGATGACGAAAAGTTCTACGGTTATGATGAAGAGGATGATATTGACGAAGGACAAAACAATGAGCTTCCTGATAATGAAGACAGTCAAAACTCAGCAGACACAGCTGAGGATAAAATACATGAAATGGTTCACGCGCCTATCATTTCTGACGTATTATCGCTTTACAAAAGCAAAGATGTTgacaatttaaaacaaataacaatgggTGATCCAAATGTcatagatcttgtagatgatgATTCCATTGGTTTCGAAAGTGCTCCCATTCCAGTAATTACTATTGATTGTGATGATTCACAATGA